The following DNA comes from Amycolatopsis albispora.
CGTACAGCTTCTGCACCCCGGGGAAACCGTCCTGGCGGCTGGCGAACTCGGTCTCCACGCAGAACACCGCTTCTTCCGGGTTCTGCTTGAGGAAGTTCGTCATGTCCGAGGTGGTCTTCAGGTTGTGCTGCTGCGCGAAGTCGGCCGTGGTGGCGAAGGCGTAGGTGTTGTTCACCGGCGAGTAGTCCAGCCAGCTGATCCCGTTCTGCTCGAGATCGGCCTTGCGCACCGCCTCGTACTGCTGCTGCTCGTCCGGGATCGGATCGGTGTTGCCCAGGTAGTTGATCCAGCCGGTGCCGGTGTACTCCCAGGTCATGTCGATCTCACCGGCGAGCAGCGCCTGCCGCGCGTTGGTCGAGCCCTTGATGTCGGACAGGTCGGTGACGTCCATGCCCGCCGCCGACAGGGCCAGTTCGGCCATGTAGGCCAGCAGGATGTTCTCGGTGAAGTCCTTCGAGCCGACCGTGATGTCCACACCGGACAGTGCGGGCACCGGCTTGATCGAGCCCGGCCCGACCGCGTACGGCAGCGCGGCGTTGGTCTCCAGCCCGCACGCGCTCACCGACAGGGCCAGCACCGCCGCGCCGAGCAGCGCGGAAATCTTGCGGATTCCGCGTTTCATCGCAGCCCCTTCGGTCCCAGGTACTGCTCGGCGACCGCGCCGAGCCAGTCCACGATCAGTGCCGTGCCCACCGCCAGCACCGCGCCCACCACGATCACGCGGTTGAGCTGCAGCTTGTAGCCGGTGTCGATGAGCACGCCGAAGCCACCGCCGTTGACGAAGACCGCCAGCGTCGCGGTACCCACCGCGAGCACCAGCGAGGTCCGCAGCCCGGCCAGGATCAGCGGCACGGCCAGCGGCAGCTCGATGCGCCGCAGCACCGCCGACGACGACATGCCGATGCCGCGGCCGGCGTCGATCAGCGCCGGGTCCACCTGCTGCAGGCCGACCATGGTGTTGCGCAGCACCGGGAGCAGCGAGTAGAAGGCCAGCGGGATGGCCACCACCCACAGCCCCTCCCAGCCGGTCCACAGGAAGAACAGCACCAGCACGCCCAGCGCGGGCGCGGCCTGCCCGATGTTCGCGATGGCCAGGAAGAACGGCGCGGCGGGCTTCGCCCAGCGGCGGGTCAGCGCGATGCCGAGCGGCACCGCGATCACCACCACCATGGCGGTGACCACCACGGTGATCAGCAGGTGCTCGCCGAGCGTGGTGAGCAGCGTGCTCGCGTTGAGCGTCTTCTGCTCGTTCGGCTTCAGCTCGCTGGAGAACACCCACGCCAGCACCACGCCGACGATCAGCACGACCACCAGCGGCTGCGCGAACAACCGCACCCGCTCGGCACGCGCCGAGCCGGATTCGGTGGTGAAGCCGGAGGTGTCGGTCTGCGCGGTGGTCATGCGTCGTCCCCGTGCTCGGCCCGCAGCTGCCGGACGGTGTCCATCACGGTCTCGATGTCCACCCCGCCGACGTACTCGCCACGCGGGCCGGTGACCACCGCGCGGCCGCCCTCGGTGAGGATCGCCTCCAGCGCGTCCTGCAGCGTCGACTGGGTGCTCACCGAGTCGCCGATCGGGCGGGCCACCGCCTCCAGCGAGCCGGCCGCGGCCAGGTCACGCACGTGCACCCAGCTCAGCGGGCGGCGCCGGTTGTCGAGCACCAGCCCGTAGGTCTTGCGCGCGTCGGTGAGCCGCTTGCGCACGTCCGCGGGCGAATCGCCCTTGGTCACCGTGATCAGGCCCTCGTCGCTGTAGTCGATGTCCCGCACCCGCAGCAGGGTCAGCTGCTTGAGCGAGGCGCCGGCACCGACAAAACCGGCCACCGTGTCGTTCGCCGGGTTCGCCAGGATCGCGTCCGGGGTGTCGTACTGCAGGATGGTCGACCGGTCGCCGAGCACGGCGATCTTGTCGCCGAGCTTGACCGCCTCGCTGAAGTCGTGCGTGACAAAAACGATCGTCTTCTTCAGGTCGGTCTGCAGCCGCAGCAGCTCGTCCTGCAGGTTGCCGCGGGTGATCGGGTCCACCGCGCCGAACGGCTCGTCCATCAGCAGCACCGGCGGGTCCGCGGCGAGCGCGCGGGCCACCCCGACGCGCTGCTGCTGGCCACCGGAGAGCTGCCGGGGGTACCGGTCGCGGAACTGGGCCGGGTCCAGCCCGACCAGGTCCATCATCTCGTCCACCCGGCTGGAGATCTTCTGCTTGGTCCAGCCGAGCAGGCCGGGCACCACCGCGATGTTCTGGCCGACGGTGAAGTGCGGGAACAACCCGGCCTGCTGGATGGCGTACCCGATGGTGCGCCGGAGCTGGTCCGGGTTGAGCGAGAGCGCGTCCTTGCCGCCGATGGTGATCTTGCCGGAGGTGGGCTCGATCAGCCGGTTGATCATCCGCATGGTGGTGGTCTTGCCGCAGCCGGACGGCCCGACGAAGATCACGATCTTCCCGGCTGGCACCACCATGGAGAAGTTCTCCACCGCGGGGTGCTGCTGGCCGGGGTAGCGCTTGCTCACCTGCTCGAGCTGGATCTCCACCCCGGAGACCTCTTCGCCGCCGTTTTCGACGGCGGTCGCCGACGTTGCCACGTTCTCAGCCACGGACACCCCTTGAGATGGTGAATCGGGAGATCAGGAAGTACACGCCCTCGAGCAGCAGCGCGAGGATGACCACGCCGATCGTGCCGACCAGCGCTTCGTTCACCGCGTTGGCGCTGCCCGCGCGGACCAGCCCGGAGAACACCTCGTCACCGAGGCCGGGCCCCTTCGCGTAGGCCGCGATCAC
Coding sequences within:
- a CDS encoding ABC transporter ATP-binding protein, translating into MSVAENVATSATAVENGGEEVSGVEIQLEQVSKRYPGQQHPAVENFSMVVPAGKIVIFVGPSGCGKTTTMRMINRLIEPTSGKITIGGKDALSLNPDQLRRTIGYAIQQAGLFPHFTVGQNIAVVPGLLGWTKQKISSRVDEMMDLVGLDPAQFRDRYPRQLSGGQQQRVGVARALAADPPVLLMDEPFGAVDPITRGNLQDELLRLQTDLKKTIVFVTHDFSEAVKLGDKIAVLGDRSTILQYDTPDAILANPANDTVAGFVGAGASLKQLTLLRVRDIDYSDEGLITVTKGDSPADVRKRLTDARKTYGLVLDNRRRPLSWVHVRDLAAAGSLEAVARPIGDSVSTQSTLQDALEAILTEGGRAVVTGPRGEYVGGVDIETVMDTVRQLRAEHGDDA
- a CDS encoding ABC transporter permease, with amino-acid sequence MTTAQTDTSGFTTESGSARAERVRLFAQPLVVVLIVGVVLAWVFSSELKPNEQKTLNASTLLTTLGEHLLITVVVTAMVVVIAVPLGIALTRRWAKPAAPFFLAIANIGQAAPALGVLVLFFLWTGWEGLWVVAIPLAFYSLLPVLRNTMVGLQQVDPALIDAGRGIGMSSSAVLRRIELPLAVPLILAGLRTSLVLAVGTATLAVFVNGGGFGVLIDTGYKLQLNRVIVVGAVLAVGTALIVDWLGAVAEQYLGPKGLR
- a CDS encoding glycine betaine ABC transporter substrate-binding protein gives rise to the protein MKRGIRKISALLGAAVLALSVSACGLETNAALPYAVGPGSIKPVPALSGVDITVGSKDFTENILLAYMAELALSAAGMDVTDLSDIKGSTNARQALLAGEIDMTWEYTGTGWINYLGNTDPIPDEQQQYEAVRKADLEQNGISWLDYSPVNNTYAFATTADFAQQHNLKTTSDMTNFLKQNPEEAVFCVETEFASRQDGFPGVQKLYDFPATEVKQFGTGAIYASIANNTCRFGEVFTTDGRIAGLNLTVLADDKKFFPQYNVCPTLRQDYLAAHPEVADVLRPVAAEMTNDQMIQLGKKVDIEGQDAGAVARDWMVEKGFVTAG